Proteins from one Thaumasiovibrio subtropicus genomic window:
- a CDS encoding toll/interleukin-1 receptor domain-containing protein, whose translation MKEKLSSIGARLRTDITFSQMIELSMRKRFNSVEVPSSEEVDDLANVVFEFPDRAFVSSRIPMGPIGSDLPVFLSHSSKDKPFVEDLIPYLSRHGLATWYDKIDISYGESIVKAVMNGIDDSGAVIFFITKNFLSSKWCEEEMESFLSRVSEGDKVLPISVVFPDVEHSELPRFIRNKKYLRLENDLTPSLVANELIPTFRAFFEL comes from the coding sequence ATGAAAGAAAAGTTGTCTTCAATCGGGGCGCGTTTGAGAACTGACATTACTTTTAGTCAAATGATCGAACTATCTATGAGGAAGAGATTTAATTCAGTGGAAGTGCCTAGTTCAGAAGAAGTGGATGATTTGGCTAATGTTGTTTTTGAGTTCCCTGACCGCGCGTTTGTTTCTAGTAGAATACCAATGGGTCCAATAGGTTCGGATTTGCCAGTTTTTTTAAGTCACTCTTCTAAAGATAAACCTTTTGTAGAAGATTTGATTCCTTATTTGAGCAGGCATGGGCTGGCAACTTGGTATGATAAAATTGATATTTCGTATGGTGAATCTATAGTCAAGGCTGTTATGAACGGCATTGATGACTCTGGGGCTGTTATTTTTTTCATTACTAAGAATTTTCTATCGTCTAAGTGGTGTGAAGAAGAAATGGAATCTTTTTTGTCTCGAGTTAGTGAGGGAGACAAAGTGCTACCAATCTCGGTTGTGTTCCCAGACGTTGAACATAGCGAGCTTCCCCGTTTCATTAGGAATAAAAAATATCTGCGTTTAGAGAATGACTTGACACCATCGCTGGTTGCTAATGAGCTTATACCAACCTTTAGGGCGTTCTTTGAGCTATAA
- a CDS encoding LysR substrate-binding domain-containing protein — translation MLELKHLRTLTTLRETGSLTATANSLCLTQSALSHQLKELEVRLGGQLFLRKTRPVKFTAEGEIILKLADDVLPLMIKAENDLAGLKEEINGRLHMAIDCHSCFQWLMPALQEYRKHWPDVELDFSSGFGFDPLPALGNGELDLVITSDIQPRNEIHYEPLFDFEMKLIMATHHPLAAQAEIKPEDLADQTLLTYPVPKSRLDVVKHFLVPNNVEPENWKQADNTLMLVQMVSAGLGVAALPNWAIYDFARQGLIEARPLGKGLSRRLFAAVRNNEKDRRYLQSFFAIAKQQCQGHLEGIKAC, via the coding sequence ATGTTAGAACTCAAGCATCTACGTACATTAACGACGTTGCGTGAAACCGGATCACTCACCGCTACGGCGAATAGTCTCTGCCTCACGCAGTCCGCACTGTCTCATCAACTCAAAGAGCTCGAAGTGCGCCTTGGTGGTCAACTGTTCCTCAGAAAAACACGCCCAGTGAAGTTCACCGCAGAAGGTGAGATTATTTTGAAACTTGCTGATGATGTGTTGCCGTTGATGATTAAGGCCGAAAATGATTTAGCCGGGCTGAAAGAAGAGATCAATGGCCGCCTTCACATGGCTATTGATTGTCACTCCTGTTTCCAGTGGTTGATGCCTGCGCTGCAGGAGTATCGTAAGCACTGGCCGGATGTCGAGCTTGATTTTTCGTCAGGGTTTGGCTTTGATCCCTTGCCTGCATTGGGCAATGGTGAATTAGATCTCGTCATCACTTCCGATATTCAACCGCGTAACGAGATCCATTATGAGCCGTTATTCGATTTTGAGATGAAGCTCATCATGGCGACCCATCACCCGCTTGCCGCGCAAGCAGAAATTAAACCAGAAGATCTTGCTGACCAAACGCTGTTAACCTACCCCGTACCCAAATCCCGCCTTGATGTGGTGAAACACTTTCTCGTCCCCAACAATGTTGAGCCGGAAAATTGGAAGCAAGCCGATAACACCCTCATGTTGGTGCAAATGGTCTCGGCTGGATTAGGCGTCGCCGCCCTACCCAACTGGGCAATCTATGACTTCGCCCGACAAGGACTCATCGAAGCCCGACCGCTCGGGAAAGGGTTAAGCCGACGACTTTTTGCTGCGGTAAGAAACAACGAAAAAGATCGCCGTTACTTACAATCGTTCTTCGCCATCGCCAAGCAGCAGTGCCAAGGGCATTTAGAAGGGATAAAGGCGTGTTAA
- the metE gene encoding 5-methyltetrahydropteroyltriglutamate--homocysteine S-methyltransferase produces the protein MATTHILGYPRIGAKRELKFALEDYWHGKIDQNELKAIAAGLRQTHWQQQAEAGLSTVVAGDFAWYDHVLTTSLTVGNIPSRHGEGNPDLDTLFRIARGRAKNECGCAASDMTKWFNTNYHYIVPEFEADTQFSLSWYQLFEDVAEAQKAGHKVKPVILGPVSYLWLGKEKGEGFDRLDLLPRLLAVYQQIIQKLAALGVEWVQIDEPALALELPKAWKESFKLAYQVIRGDVKVLLTTYFDDVVDHLDTITELAVDGLHVDLSAAPQQLKAVVEKLPSQWVLSAGVVNGRNVWRTDLQKWQETLAPLKADLGDRLWIGSSCSLLHSPLDLDSEEKLDEKTKSWFAFAKQKLSEVSLLAQALEGDAAAQQAVIDYSAPIKARLSDTAVNNADVQARLANWSPSLADRGADYPARAKAQKAALNLPLFPTTTIGSFPQTNEIRVQRRDFKAGRLSEADYNTALRGHIKDAIERQERLDIDVLVHGEAERNDMVEYFAELLEGFAVTQFGWVQSYGSRCVKPAVVVGDISRPTPMTIDWSGYAQSLTDRKVKGMLTGPVTILGWTFPREDITREQIANQIALALRDEVADLQDAGINVIQIDEPAIREGLPLKRSQWQHYLNWAVNAFKVSAGSAVPETQIHTHMCYSEFNDILDSIAALDADVITIETSRSDMELLNAFEEFHYPNEIGPGVYDIHSPNIPSVEQIVDLLEKAKQRVPAERLWVNPDCGLKTRTWQESEAALANLVTAAKQLR, from the coding sequence ATGGCAACGACACATATTCTGGGTTACCCGCGTATTGGTGCGAAACGTGAACTTAAATTTGCACTGGAAGATTACTGGCATGGCAAAATTGATCAAAATGAACTGAAAGCCATCGCGGCTGGGCTACGTCAAACCCATTGGCAGCAACAAGCAGAGGCTGGCCTCAGTACGGTAGTTGCGGGAGACTTTGCTTGGTACGACCATGTGTTGACCACGTCATTGACAGTCGGCAATATCCCATCGCGCCATGGTGAAGGCAACCCTGATCTCGATACCTTATTCCGCATTGCGCGTGGTCGTGCAAAAAATGAGTGTGGTTGCGCTGCATCAGACATGACAAAGTGGTTTAACACCAACTATCACTACATTGTGCCGGAGTTCGAAGCCGATACACAGTTTTCACTTAGCTGGTATCAACTGTTTGAAGACGTTGCGGAAGCGCAAAAAGCGGGTCACAAAGTGAAACCTGTGATCCTCGGCCCGGTTTCTTATCTCTGGTTGGGTAAGGAGAAGGGTGAAGGTTTTGACCGTTTAGATCTGTTGCCTCGCTTACTGGCGGTTTATCAACAAATCATTCAGAAACTGGCTGCCCTAGGCGTTGAATGGGTACAAATCGATGAGCCAGCGCTTGCTTTGGAGCTGCCAAAAGCCTGGAAAGAGAGCTTTAAGCTTGCTTATCAAGTGATTCGCGGCGATGTCAAAGTACTGCTAACTACTTATTTTGATGATGTGGTTGACCATCTAGATACCATTACTGAACTGGCCGTAGATGGCTTGCATGTTGACCTCTCTGCTGCGCCACAACAGCTCAAAGCTGTGGTTGAGAAACTGCCGTCACAGTGGGTGCTTTCTGCCGGTGTGGTTAATGGTCGTAATGTGTGGCGTACTGACTTGCAGAAATGGCAAGAGACCCTTGCGCCACTGAAAGCGGACCTTGGTGATCGTCTCTGGATTGGTTCGTCTTGTTCGTTACTGCATAGTCCGCTTGATCTCGATAGCGAAGAGAAGCTGGATGAGAAAACCAAGAGCTGGTTCGCGTTTGCGAAACAGAAGCTATCTGAAGTCAGCTTGCTAGCTCAAGCACTCGAAGGCGATGCAGCCGCGCAACAAGCGGTGATTGACTATAGCGCACCGATTAAAGCCCGCTTGAGTGATACCGCCGTTAATAATGCTGACGTTCAAGCGCGTTTAGCCAATTGGTCGCCATCTTTGGCTGACCGCGGTGCAGACTATCCAGCACGAGCGAAAGCGCAAAAAGCCGCGCTTAACTTGCCACTGTTCCCAACCACCACCATCGGTTCTTTCCCGCAAACCAATGAAATTCGCGTTCAACGCCGTGACTTCAAGGCCGGGCGTCTATCTGAAGCGGATTATAATACGGCATTGCGTGGTCACATTAAGGATGCCATTGAGCGTCAAGAGCGCCTTGATATTGATGTGTTAGTACACGGTGAAGCCGAGCGAAACGACATGGTGGAGTATTTTGCTGAGTTGTTGGAAGGCTTTGCGGTTACTCAGTTTGGTTGGGTGCAGAGTTATGGCTCACGCTGTGTGAAACCCGCTGTTGTCGTCGGTGATATTTCACGACCAACACCCATGACCATTGATTGGTCAGGCTATGCCCAGTCGTTAACCGATAGAAAAGTGAAGGGGATGCTAACAGGACCCGTTACAATCCTTGGTTGGACATTCCCGCGTGAAGACATCACTCGAGAGCAAATCGCAAACCAAATTGCCTTGGCATTGCGTGATGAAGTCGCTGACTTGCAGGATGCGGGGATCAATGTGATTCAAATTGATGAGCCTGCCATTCGTGAAGGCCTGCCGTTAAAGCGCAGCCAGTGGCAACACTACCTTAATTGGGCAGTGAATGCGTTTAAAGTGTCTGCGGGTAGCGCAGTGCCAGAAACACAGATTCACACCCATATGTGTTATAGCGAGTTTAACGATATTCTCGACTCTATCGCCGCACTTGACGCTGATGTGATTACTATTGAGACGTCACGCTCTGACATGGAACTGCTCAATGCCTTTGAAGAGTTCCACTACCCGAATGAAATTGGCCCAGGTGTGTATGACATCCACTCACCGAACATTCCTTCCGTGGAGCAAATTGTAGATTTACTTGAGAAAGCCAAGCAACGTGTACCTGCAGAACGTTTGTGGGTGAACCCAGACTGCGGCTTGAAAACCCGCACGTGGCAGGAGTCTGAAGCGGCATTAGCTAACTTGGTGACCGCTGCGAAACAGCTGCGTTAA
- a CDS encoding integrase core domain-containing protein — protein MVTTIGLTALGQHCVDRVRHLLEKYGIERSMNRPGKCTDIAEVESFFKALKGELIKDAPIADLMHLRDKLRKYIEYFYNISNFFYMSTKSISRETEGSTYGFPLFPEKANLFLIITTIFMLTAILIHL, from the coding sequence GTGGTTACTACGATTGGCTTAACCGCTCTTGGTCAACATTGTGTAGACAGAGTGCGACATTTACTGGAAAAGTACGGTATTGAGCGGAGCATGAACCGACCTGGTAAGTGTACTGATATTGCAGAGGTTGAATCGTTCTTTAAGGCGTTGAAGGGGGAACTGATAAAAGATGCCCCTATCGCTGATTTGATGCACTTGAGGGACAAACTGCGGAAGTACATCGAGTACTTCTACAACATCTCGAACTTTTTTTATATGAGCACCAAGAGTATTTCGAGAGAGACGGAAGGCAGCACTTATGGGTTTCCTCTGTTTCCGGAGAAGGCCAATTTATTTTTGATAATCACAACTATATTTATGCTTACGGCAATATTGATTCATTTATAA
- a CDS encoding transposase → MPAYKAGKKTANYSLEFELKVVEWSYETLRTVKSVAEALDIHPFMLSKWRKAYREGEFGMVKSQKKSTKPGKANDELSALKQRIAELEEENDILKKWQRFQAEQKRKPTDS, encoded by the coding sequence GTGCCCGCTTATAAAGCAGGCAAGAAAACAGCGAATTATTCACTAGAGTTCGAGTTGAAAGTAGTAGAGTGGAGCTATGAGACACTCCGAACAGTAAAGTCAGTAGCCGAAGCGCTAGATATCCACCCATTTATGCTTTCCAAGTGGCGAAAAGCGTATCGAGAGGGGGAGTTTGGCATGGTGAAGTCACAGAAAAAATCGACAAAACCCGGCAAAGCGAATGATGAATTATCGGCGTTAAAACAGCGTATTGCTGAGCTTGAAGAGGAAAACGACATCCTAAAAAAGTGGCAACGCTTTCAAGCCGAACAAAAGCGCAAGCCTACCGATTCATAA